A single genomic interval of Stieleria maiorica harbors:
- a CDS encoding glycosyltransferase family 4 protein produces MNRRVKVLHIHVMSVISGSGINTYLSMEGMDPTEFEIEFACAPGGKLGELAERAGIPFHPVDHFVQPISPYHDLRALIELIKIIRRGKYDLVHTHNSKGGILGRLAAWICRTPIIIHTIHGFAFHSSETPWRRKLFIHLERWAAKVTDRLIVISQPLQDWGLRVGIGHEDQYTKIYSGIEIDKFKCDCDQTDLRKSLGLRQDDLVIGLVAKLWDGKGHAVAINALSKLVRSYPSAKLVIVGEGYLRDELETQTSDLKLQDHVVFTGFRSDIPNLNAMFDIAILASDFEGMGRVLLEAMVMGRPVVASDVGGIPDVVDDGTTGILVPPGNIDELAGALATLLADPTLREKMGRAAYARITQKFSSETMVRQIRDVYLETANSKRAGHRPGEAW; encoded by the coding sequence ATGAATCGACGAGTCAAGGTTCTTCATATTCATGTGATGTCCGTGATCAGCGGATCCGGGATCAACACTTATCTCTCAATGGAGGGCATGGATCCGACGGAGTTCGAAATCGAATTCGCCTGTGCGCCCGGTGGAAAACTTGGGGAACTGGCTGAACGCGCCGGAATCCCGTTTCACCCGGTCGATCACTTTGTTCAACCGATCAGCCCCTACCACGATCTGCGGGCTCTGATCGAATTGATCAAGATTATCCGACGAGGCAAGTATGATCTCGTTCACACGCACAACTCCAAGGGTGGAATACTCGGCAGGCTGGCCGCCTGGATCTGCCGTACCCCAATCATCATTCATACGATTCATGGGTTCGCCTTCCACTCTTCCGAAACGCCTTGGCGCAGAAAACTTTTTATCCATCTTGAACGCTGGGCGGCCAAAGTCACCGATCGACTGATCGTGATCTCACAACCGCTGCAGGACTGGGGGCTTCGTGTCGGAATCGGGCATGAAGACCAGTACACGAAGATCTATAGCGGGATTGAAATCGACAAGTTCAAATGTGACTGTGATCAAACGGATTTGCGGAAGAGTCTCGGTCTGCGACAGGATGACTTGGTGATCGGACTGGTGGCGAAGCTATGGGATGGGAAAGGACATGCAGTTGCCATCAACGCGTTGAGCAAACTCGTCCGTTCCTATCCGAGTGCAAAGCTTGTGATCGTCGGGGAAGGCTATTTGCGCGACGAACTCGAAACGCAAACTTCCGATTTAAAGTTGCAAGACCATGTCGTCTTTACGGGTTTTCGGTCCGACATTCCAAATCTCAATGCGATGTTCGATATCGCGATCTTGGCAAGCGACTTCGAAGGCATGGGGCGTGTGTTGCTCGAGGCGATGGTGATGGGACGTCCGGTCGTCGCGAGCGACGTCGGTGGAATTCCTGATGTGGTCGACGATGGCACCACTGGAATCCTCGTTCCCCCGGGCAACATCGACGAACTCGCCGGCGCCCTTGCGACTCTCTTGGCCGACCCGACGCTGCGAGAAAAAATGGGCCGCGCCGCATATGCGAGAATCACCCAGAAGTTCAGCTCCGAGACGATGGTCCGACAGATTCGAGATGTCTATCTTGAGACCGCCAATTCGAAACGCGCGGGGCACCGTCCGGGCGAGGCTTGGTGA
- a CDS encoding glycosyltransferase produces the protein MKVTVVLDHKFVCDDRGRVCAHTMFGDTFWQRYLTVFDSVDAVCRVRPAATADKLTPIESDRVRFRPVPYYEGPRGFVVNYRAIRRSLMTSLEEAEAVILRVPQILPTAAAGVLCKRNRPYGVEVVGDPWDVYAPGAEANLFRPFFRRYFYGQLRKICSRAAASCYVTEFALQKRYPPQPGTLSTHASSVQLEQVVSVPRSAESFSVAPCRLLFVGALNRLYKGQDVLIKAVGELVNEGLDLTLKIVGDGQYRGDLESLAAKMNLGDRVKFVGALPFGDPVFSEMDSADLFVLPSRQEGLARTVPEAMSRGLPCISSDVGGMSEAVPPECLVRPGDLPSLKARLREISGSRETLARLSTQAITTASRFLRSEIEPRRQRFMREVYQETKQARKK, from the coding sequence ATGAAGGTCACGGTCGTTCTGGATCACAAGTTTGTTTGCGACGACAGAGGGCGTGTCTGCGCCCACACCATGTTCGGCGATACGTTTTGGCAACGGTACCTGACCGTCTTTGATTCCGTGGATGCGGTCTGCCGCGTTCGTCCGGCGGCCACTGCCGACAAACTGACTCCGATTGAGAGCGACCGGGTACGATTCCGGCCCGTGCCGTACTACGAAGGTCCGCGAGGATTTGTAGTCAATTACCGTGCAATCCGCCGAAGTCTGATGACATCTCTTGAGGAAGCGGAGGCGGTGATCCTGCGAGTCCCACAAATCCTCCCCACCGCGGCGGCCGGCGTACTTTGCAAGCGAAATCGTCCTTATGGGGTGGAGGTGGTAGGCGACCCGTGGGACGTTTATGCACCCGGCGCCGAGGCGAATCTGTTTCGCCCGTTCTTTCGCCGCTACTTCTATGGTCAACTCCGCAAGATATGTTCACGCGCCGCGGCGTCGTGTTACGTCACGGAGTTCGCCTTGCAAAAACGCTATCCGCCGCAGCCTGGAACGCTGTCAACTCATGCATCAAGCGTGCAATTGGAACAAGTTGTCTCGGTGCCTCGTTCGGCGGAATCGTTTTCGGTTGCCCCCTGCCGTTTGCTCTTTGTCGGCGCGCTGAACCGTCTGTACAAGGGGCAAGATGTTCTGATCAAGGCCGTCGGGGAATTGGTCAACGAAGGCCTGGACCTGACGCTGAAGATCGTTGGTGACGGGCAATACCGTGGCGATCTTGAATCACTTGCGGCCAAGATGAATTTGGGAGACCGCGTCAAATTTGTCGGTGCCCTGCCGTTCGGAGACCCTGTGTTTTCGGAGATGGATTCCGCAGATCTGTTTGTGCTCCCGTCGCGACAGGAAGGGTTGGCGCGAACGGTCCCCGAGGCGATGTCGCGCGGTCTTCCGTGTATCTCATCTGACGTGGGGGGCATGTCCGAAGCCGTGCCCCCAGAGTGTCTGGTGCGTCCCGGTGATCTTCCGTCGTTGAAAGCGCGACTGCGAGAGATTTCCGGCAGTCGAGAGACACTCGCGCGACTTTCCACGCAAGCCATCACGACAGCATCTCGATTTTTGAGATCGGAGATCGAACCTCGACGTCAACGCTTTATGAGAGAAGTGTATCAGGAGACGAAGCAGGCCCGGAAGAAATGA
- a CDS encoding glycosyltransferase, with protein MSSPKKRLLLLSVTLGRGGAEKHLVRVANALVDRYEIHVAVVRAGGSYEQSLAGGVHLHHIGSVFVRLSTVAGCHVATSPLAKLIDQIAPACVISFLPPVTYTCYRARMRCSHRFKHVVAIQNNLDESLDSRSRMMQGKFRQGVCDAILDADGVIAISNGVAENLHQRFPSLNATTQTIYNAAIDPLEQAIVSDDAAANGAAEQGSSDTFKIIACGRLTEQKGFCDLLDAFRIVRDREKASLQILGTGPLHDTLVAQANRLGIAEDVEFLGFQTQPLNHFAAADLFVLSSWWEGFGNVLVEAMGVGTPVVSTDCPYGPSEIITHGCSGLLVPPRSPKQLADQIIEVIRAPQLRRELSLNGIKRAQSFHTSVIADQYAEFIDATTAQG; from the coding sequence ATGTCCTCTCCGAAGAAACGTCTATTACTGTTATCGGTCACGTTGGGTCGGGGGGGGGCCGAAAAGCATCTTGTGCGGGTGGCGAACGCGCTTGTTGACCGATACGAGATCCATGTCGCAGTGGTCCGCGCCGGCGGAAGCTACGAGCAGAGTCTGGCCGGCGGCGTTCATCTCCATCACATCGGTTCAGTATTTGTTCGCTTGTCCACGGTTGCCGGTTGTCACGTAGCGACGTCTCCGCTCGCCAAGCTGATCGATCAGATTGCACCGGCTTGCGTCATCTCATTTCTGCCACCGGTCACGTATACCTGTTATCGGGCTCGCATGAGGTGTTCACATCGGTTCAAGCACGTGGTCGCGATCCAGAACAACTTGGACGAAAGCCTCGATTCACGCAGCCGAATGATGCAAGGAAAATTCCGACAGGGCGTGTGTGATGCGATCTTGGACGCGGACGGTGTGATCGCGATTTCCAACGGCGTCGCAGAGAACCTTCATCAACGGTTTCCGTCGCTGAACGCGACGACACAAACCATTTACAACGCCGCGATCGATCCGCTTGAACAGGCGATCGTATCGGACGACGCCGCGGCCAATGGGGCAGCCGAACAAGGCTCGTCGGACACCTTCAAGATCATCGCGTGTGGGAGGCTGACCGAACAGAAGGGGTTTTGCGATCTGTTGGACGCGTTTCGGATCGTGCGTGATCGCGAAAAGGCGAGTTTGCAGATCCTGGGAACGGGGCCGCTTCACGATACCCTGGTCGCCCAGGCGAATCGATTGGGGATTGCTGAAGACGTCGAGTTTTTGGGCTTTCAAACGCAGCCGTTAAACCACTTTGCGGCGGCAGACTTGTTTGTATTGTCCTCTTGGTGGGAAGGCTTTGGAAACGTCCTCGTCGAAGCGATGGGTGTGGGCACCCCGGTGGTGTCAACGGACTGCCCTTATGGTCCTTCGGAAATCATCACGCATGGTTGCAGTGGGCTTCTCGTCCCTCCCCGCAGCCCCAAGCAATTGGCCGATCAAATCATCGAGGTGATCCGCGCCCCACAGCTGCGACGTGAACTGTCTCTGAACGGCATCAAAAGGGCTCAGTCGTTTCACACAAGTGTGATCGCAGATCAATACGCCGAATTCATCGATGCGACCACTGCACAAGGTTAG
- a CDS encoding glycosyltransferase: MKMCHAYATLGHDVQLVVPDHQEGIEADVEDVHAFYGVPRTFEIVKVRSFRPLKFWYAIILSLFAIRNTRADLYHTRISWTAWGLSTLFRRPTILELHEVPIDGSLESRCIFHATRQKQLRYLIAITKALKERLADVTHSSCEVVVAADGVDARLATSSLSQLDAKNEVGVGEGQGLTAVYAGHLYPGRGIEVVVEMASRNPAIAFHVIGGREEDIRQWRSKVQHLKNVRFEGFVPPKKVYGYLRAADILLMPYANKVGTSGRGDTAAVCSPMKMFEYMAAGRPILSSDLPVLQEVLRPDVNCLIAPYGDIDRWVSQLKRLEQDAQLRMRLGDQARRDVMAYTWEARAEKLLAACAFQPS; encoded by the coding sequence ATGAAGATGTGTCATGCCTACGCAACGCTCGGTCACGACGTGCAATTGGTCGTCCCTGATCATCAAGAAGGGATTGAAGCAGACGTCGAAGACGTCCATGCGTTTTATGGAGTTCCTCGCACATTCGAAATCGTGAAGGTTCGGTCGTTTCGTCCACTTAAGTTTTGGTACGCGATCATTCTGTCTCTGTTCGCGATTCGGAACACGCGGGCGGACCTGTATCACACTCGAATTTCTTGGACCGCATGGGGATTGAGCACCCTGTTCCGCAGGCCGACCATTCTGGAATTGCACGAGGTTCCCATCGACGGGTCGCTGGAATCTCGATGCATTTTTCATGCGACACGGCAGAAACAGTTGCGGTATCTGATTGCGATCACCAAGGCACTGAAAGAGCGTTTGGCCGACGTGACACATTCGAGTTGCGAGGTCGTCGTCGCTGCGGACGGGGTGGACGCGCGATTGGCGACGTCCTCGTTGTCGCAGCTTGACGCAAAGAATGAGGTCGGCGTGGGCGAGGGACAGGGCCTGACGGCCGTTTACGCCGGACACCTGTATCCGGGGCGAGGCATCGAGGTCGTTGTTGAAATGGCATCTCGGAATCCGGCCATTGCATTCCACGTCATCGGAGGACGAGAAGAGGACATTCGGCAGTGGCGTTCAAAAGTACAGCACCTGAAAAACGTGCGGTTTGAAGGTTTCGTTCCGCCGAAAAAGGTTTATGGCTATCTACGAGCGGCAGACATTTTGTTGATGCCGTACGCGAACAAAGTTGGCACGTCGGGGCGTGGAGACACCGCTGCGGTGTGTTCGCCGATGAAGATGTTTGAGTACATGGCGGCCGGACGTCCGATCCTCTCCTCCGATCTCCCGGTCTTGCAAGAGGTTTTACGTCCGGACGTCAATTGCCTGATCGCTCCGTATGGCGATATCGACCGCTGGGTCAGCCAGTTGAAGCGACTGGAACAAGATGCTCAACTGCGGATGCGATTGGGTGATCAGGCACGCCGCGACGTCATGGCATATACGTGGGAGGCACGGGCGGAAAAGTTGTTGGCCGCTTGCGCGTTTCAGCCCTCTTGA
- a CDS encoding oligosaccharide repeat unit polymerase yields the protein MTVHQAIATNPDEDDENPFVEISESVQLLARLSIVMAIAFAWWVGLNDRDSAPYPISRLLLFTLYTAIQTLPLWYRLPGVGLLHPLYVIAAYLFLKGTIPSLSQSAIGYRHIPGLPAMSAQGVAIMYMKVTGLYILAQIFTYFGFFTGRGIRWNFIEFRNRPNIVTYFVIASLVIGLVAFWLLIDLSGGLYPHLKNITRGNAAKVWVKDASNASIYATLCGLIVLPPAFLMLVGKNPGFNPVFWALTAISIAVNYLTAGRRSAIVSAVIIIVACWVLRTRTVSLARLSIIWFLLFLSIGIFGEYRRSNWDGRRRVNFSAFQDNDIGEAMEKTWSDLQQRRGGSPVPLIVYRVPKYVPFKYGMNYVGYINRFIPRRIWKNKPKGLATQCAEVFYGRYGSGAIPMGALGEAYWSGGIVAIPIVFFVWGRILCSIGTFYIRFRYSAIACMLYLLTVTRLEPSELSFGRWVYVVVPTLIILFAFGELVRARHPDS from the coding sequence ATGACTGTTCATCAAGCGATCGCTACGAACCCCGACGAAGACGATGAAAATCCGTTCGTCGAGATCTCCGAGTCGGTTCAGTTGCTGGCTCGGTTGTCAATCGTCATGGCGATTGCGTTTGCCTGGTGGGTGGGGCTCAATGACCGCGACTCGGCCCCGTACCCGATCTCCCGTTTGCTTCTGTTCACGTTGTACACGGCCATACAAACGCTTCCGCTCTGGTACCGGTTGCCGGGCGTGGGACTATTGCACCCGCTGTACGTCATCGCTGCCTATTTGTTTTTGAAGGGGACGATCCCCAGCCTCAGCCAGAGCGCGATCGGATATCGCCACATCCCCGGGTTGCCGGCGATGAGTGCCCAGGGGGTGGCGATCATGTACATGAAGGTGACGGGACTGTACATCCTTGCCCAAATCTTTACCTACTTCGGTTTCTTCACCGGTAGGGGAATACGTTGGAACTTTATCGAGTTTCGAAATCGGCCGAACATCGTCACCTACTTCGTCATCGCGTCCCTGGTCATCGGTTTGGTGGCATTCTGGCTGCTGATCGATCTATCGGGTGGCCTTTATCCGCACTTAAAAAACATCACCCGAGGGAATGCGGCCAAGGTTTGGGTGAAAGATGCTTCGAATGCGTCAATTTACGCGACGTTATGTGGATTGATTGTCTTGCCGCCGGCGTTTTTGATGTTGGTCGGCAAGAACCCCGGTTTCAATCCGGTTTTCTGGGCGCTCACCGCGATCTCGATTGCCGTCAACTACCTGACCGCGGGGCGCCGATCGGCAATCGTCTCGGCGGTCATTATCATTGTCGCTTGTTGGGTACTTCGCACGCGCACCGTTTCATTGGCCAGGCTGAGCATCATTTGGTTCTTACTGTTCCTGTCGATCGGAATCTTTGGGGAGTACCGAAGATCGAACTGGGACGGGAGGCGACGGGTAAACTTCAGCGCGTTTCAGGACAACGACATCGGTGAAGCGATGGAAAAAACCTGGAGCGACCTGCAGCAACGACGGGGTGGCTCGCCCGTTCCATTGATCGTTTATCGAGTGCCCAAGTACGTCCCGTTCAAATATGGGATGAATTATGTCGGCTACATCAATCGATTCATCCCCAGACGAATCTGGAAGAACAAGCCCAAGGGGCTTGCTACGCAGTGTGCGGAGGTGTTTTACGGACGATACGGAAGCGGTGCGATTCCCATGGGCGCACTCGGCGAGGCATATTGGAGTGGCGGAATCGTCGCGATTCCGATCGTCTTCTTCGTTTGGGGACGCATCCTTTGTTCGATCGGAACGTTCTACATTCGTTTTCGATATTCCGCGATCGCGTGCATGCTCTATCTACTGACCGTGACCAGACTCGAACCCTCCGAACTTTCGTTCGGTCGCTGGGTCTACGTGGTCGTACCAACTCTGATCATCCTTTTCGCGTTCGGAGAACTCGTGCGTGCCAGGCACCCGGACTCATGA
- a CDS encoding glycosyltransferase family 4 protein gives MNVLFITSHLSPTNGWGKVAVETIRRFTRDGHQVTVLTDDPADVDCGTVSVVRVATLHSKEGGRTRGVRILCDLVQCRKLGLPDDVLIFCLTEDLLPLAAKLAKRGRSLVCFAHGTYAIKSLRGANRELYLKSFDRCDLILCNSKYTQQQLSLVANHEFAKRSRVAPLGCDQMISEEEYLRSIGQRQNLVIAVGQLKPRKAIVESIQAFHRVRERFPQYEFHVIGDTRLTDYVSQIEAIVTQLDLVDAVRLVGKVDANALRGYYMRAKLLLMPSINENDHFEGFGLVHLEANSWGTPSIGSTGCGHEQAINNGVSGLLTPQRDIDAIGKAMLEILGTERSWMQYSRQAYDFSHTMSWDNYHRSCLQWISEAVGRPARHLEI, from the coding sequence ATGAACGTGCTGTTCATCACATCACACCTTTCGCCGACCAACGGTTGGGGGAAAGTGGCGGTCGAAACGATCCGTCGATTCACGCGCGACGGGCACCAGGTGACGGTGTTGACCGATGACCCGGCCGATGTCGACTGCGGAACGGTTTCCGTTGTCCGCGTTGCCACACTGCATTCGAAAGAGGGGGGGCGAACGCGGGGCGTGAGGATCCTGTGTGATTTGGTGCAATGTCGCAAACTGGGGTTGCCTGATGACGTTTTGATCTTTTGCCTGACCGAGGATCTGCTGCCGCTTGCCGCGAAATTGGCCAAGCGCGGAAGGAGTTTGGTGTGCTTTGCTCACGGCACGTATGCGATCAAGTCCTTGCGTGGTGCGAATCGCGAGTTGTATTTGAAATCGTTTGACCGATGCGACCTGATTCTCTGCAACAGCAAGTACACGCAACAGCAATTATCGCTCGTGGCAAACCATGAATTCGCCAAGCGATCGAGAGTGGCGCCGCTGGGTTGTGATCAAATGATTTCGGAGGAAGAATACCTGCGATCCATCGGTCAGAGACAAAACCTCGTGATCGCAGTCGGCCAATTGAAACCCCGTAAGGCCATTGTCGAGTCCATCCAGGCGTTTCATCGGGTCCGCGAGCGTTTCCCGCAATACGAGTTTCATGTCATCGGTGACACACGATTGACCGACTACGTTTCTCAAATCGAAGCGATTGTCACCCAGTTGGACTTGGTCGACGCAGTCCGGCTGGTAGGCAAAGTGGATGCCAATGCGCTTCGGGGATACTACATGCGGGCAAAACTGTTGCTCATGCCATCGATTAATGAAAACGACCATTTCGAAGGTTTTGGTCTGGTTCACCTTGAGGCCAACAGTTGGGGAACGCCGTCGATCGGTTCGACCGGTTGCGGGCATGAGCAAGCGATCAACAATGGTGTCAGTGGGCTACTTACGCCTCAACGAGACATTGATGCGATCGGCAAAGCGATGCTGGAGATCCTTGGGACTGAACGGTCTTGGATGCAGTACTCGAGGCAGGCGTATGATTTCTCCCATACCATGTCATGGGACAATTATCATCGCAGTTGTCTCCAATGGATCAGCGAAGCGGTCGGTCGGCCGGCGAGGCATCTCGAGATATAA
- a CDS encoding class I SAM-dependent methyltransferase produces MLNKLRNAFKSAYFLFSAMPDLRLDEQYEEYWKEKRPEGLGAITPFQKERASWILNYIEPDSSLLDIGCGDGGVLLYLRSEVENLDCTAVDYSADALKFLEKQGLQTRTVDLNDLESVEALPDADYIVLFEILEHLQYSEKVLLGLTRKAKKGVFFSIPNSGYFPYRLRLLSGRFLMQWRMQPNEHLRFWTYKDLKWWLGQLGLRRDATIHLYEGIPLLNSLWKSMFAMGMVVFVRTSGE; encoded by the coding sequence ATGCTCAACAAACTGCGTAATGCGTTCAAGTCGGCCTATTTCCTGTTCAGCGCCATGCCCGACTTGCGGTTGGACGAACAGTACGAGGAATACTGGAAGGAAAAGCGTCCCGAGGGATTGGGGGCGATCACGCCGTTCCAGAAAGAGCGTGCGTCATGGATCTTAAACTATATCGAGCCCGATTCGAGTCTGCTCGATATCGGCTGCGGAGACGGTGGCGTGCTGCTTTACCTGCGCAGCGAGGTTGAGAATCTGGACTGCACCGCGGTGGACTACTCCGCGGACGCGCTCAAGTTCCTCGAAAAACAAGGCTTGCAGACACGGACCGTGGACTTGAATGATTTGGAAAGCGTCGAGGCATTGCCGGATGCCGACTACATCGTCCTGTTCGAGATCCTCGAGCACCTCCAGTATTCTGAGAAGGTCCTGCTTGGTCTGACGCGAAAGGCGAAAAAGGGAGTCTTCTTTAGCATTCCCAATTCAGGCTATTTCCCGTACCGGCTGCGGCTCTTGAGTGGCCGTTTTCTGATGCAGTGGCGGATGCAACCCAATGAGCACCTTCGATTTTGGACTTACAAAGATCTCAAGTGGTGGTTGGGGCAATTGGGCTTGCGGCGCGATGCAACAATCCATCTGTACGAGGGGATCCCGCTACTGAATTCGTTATGGAAATCCATGTTCGCGATGGGAATGGTCGTCTTCGTCAGGACTTCAGGCGAATGA
- a CDS encoding lipopolysaccharide biosynthesis protein: MKDLGVLFSEKTLSIALGFCTTFVAYRLLSPAGYGAVGVLEALFAVSTSLVAFRTTESLTRCLIEFRKHELAVSSLVKVSLSIDLATRCVSVAMVAIAASLAEDYFARLNVTYDLVLLLGVGNLMAFPQDTYTSLIREQRAFRYMATASLSSKVVLLFGLCVLFGLNISTLWSYIAVVLVSRLFQLGFIVHFIRRYQSRPSEITTLIRDGLRAFANPFRFWHDARYADYWYFLKMGFFTSTLSGLVKNGSDMLLIGHFGTATDVGHYKLAKSLAEKIQIAPSLLAPYFFQDFSEWVVEGRYDRLRSFLKRVVSLWSPTVAAACLLAFLVCQPVIVTFFGNDSLAAVYHFRILLAGMFVQIALFWVQPLVLSLKLLKAQLLGVLFVATGYFLIVLLFQPIVGVYSISSALAFAWGGGYLYLLVALQRQRSLLHCA; encoded by the coding sequence GTGAAGGATCTGGGGGTCTTGTTTTCGGAGAAGACCCTTTCGATCGCGCTCGGTTTTTGCACGACGTTTGTCGCCTACCGCCTGCTTTCTCCGGCAGGGTACGGAGCGGTCGGCGTCCTCGAAGCTCTGTTTGCGGTCTCGACATCGCTGGTCGCATTTCGAACGACCGAATCGTTGACACGGTGCTTGATCGAATTTCGAAAGCACGAGTTGGCCGTTTCGTCATTGGTCAAAGTCAGCCTTTCCATCGATTTGGCAACACGCTGCGTGTCGGTTGCGATGGTTGCGATCGCGGCATCCCTCGCCGAGGACTACTTCGCCCGATTGAACGTCACCTACGATCTGGTCCTATTGCTGGGCGTGGGCAATCTGATGGCGTTTCCACAAGACACCTACACGTCGCTGATCCGGGAGCAACGTGCCTTTCGGTACATGGCCACGGCGTCGTTATCCAGCAAGGTCGTGTTGTTGTTCGGGTTGTGCGTGTTGTTTGGTCTCAACATCTCAACCCTCTGGAGCTACATCGCCGTCGTATTGGTCAGTCGACTTTTTCAACTCGGCTTCATCGTTCACTTTATACGTCGATACCAATCGAGACCGTCCGAAATAACGACTTTGATTCGCGACGGGTTGCGCGCGTTTGCAAATCCATTCCGCTTTTGGCATGACGCGCGTTACGCCGATTATTGGTATTTCTTGAAGATGGGTTTTTTCACATCGACGTTGTCGGGGCTTGTCAAAAACGGGTCGGACATGCTGTTGATCGGCCACTTCGGAACCGCCACCGATGTGGGACATTACAAACTTGCGAAATCACTTGCTGAAAAGATCCAGATCGCGCCCTCGTTGTTGGCGCCCTACTTTTTTCAAGACTTCAGCGAGTGGGTGGTGGAGGGGAGGTATGACAGGTTGCGGAGCTTCCTGAAACGCGTCGTGAGCCTGTGGTCTCCGACGGTCGCGGCAGCCTGCTTGCTGGCGTTTCTCGTCTGTCAGCCGGTGATCGTGACGTTTTTCGGCAATGATTCGTTGGCTGCGGTTTACCACTTCCGGATTCTGCTGGCGGGGATGTTTGTCCAAATCGCCTTGTTTTGGGTCCAGCCGTTGGTGCTAAGCCTGAAATTGCTCAAAGCGCAGCTGCTGGGCGTCCTGTTTGTCGCCACCGGTTATTTTCTGATCGTGCTACTGTTCCAGCCCATTGTCGGTGTTTATTCCATTTCCTCCGCCCTGGCATTTGCATGGGGCGGCGGATACCTGTACTTGCTGGTTGCCCTTCAGCGTCAACGAAGTCTCTTGCACTGTGCCTAG
- a CDS encoding class I SAM-dependent methyltransferase codes for MNQFSIPRDAYRYILFQRTQYLKSPQYERFYRLAKKLTSFESIVQFESRLFKNHIAISYFADMCRELESMKPHLPQQPSAILDIGCGIAGIDALLFDHYNGRCDLFLLDKTGMEEKVFYHFESRGAVYNSLDLAQKFLTLNGVDRSRITTQEATPENEILFGDQVFDLIFSLISWGYHYPVSTYLQPAFERLRPEGRLIIDVRKGNDQAKQIRDLFGNATVIGEDSKSERILAIKSSD; via the coding sequence ATGAACCAGTTCAGCATCCCGCGCGACGCTTACAGGTATATCCTTTTTCAACGAACGCAGTACCTAAAGAGCCCGCAATACGAGAGGTTCTATCGACTCGCTAAGAAACTGACATCGTTCGAATCGATCGTCCAATTCGAATCGCGGCTTTTCAAGAATCACATCGCGATCAGCTATTTCGCCGACATGTGCCGTGAATTGGAGTCGATGAAGCCCCACCTACCACAACAGCCGTCCGCAATTCTAGACATCGGCTGCGGGATCGCGGGGATCGATGCATTGCTGTTTGATCACTACAACGGCCGTTGCGACCTGTTCCTGCTCGACAAGACGGGCATGGAAGAGAAAGTGTTTTATCATTTCGAGTCACGTGGGGCCGTCTATAATTCGCTCGATTTGGCACAGAAGTTCCTGACGCTCAATGGTGTCGATCGGAGCCGAATCACGACACAAGAGGCGACGCCGGAGAATGAGATTCTGTTCGGCGACCAGGTGTTCGATCTGATCTTTTCGCTGATTTCGTGGGGGTACCACTATCCGGTTTCGACCTACCTCCAACCCGCATTTGAACGACTTCGGCCGGAGGGACGCCTGATCATCGACGTGCGTAAGGGGAATGATCAAGCCAAGCAGATTCGAGACCTCTTCGGAAATGCGACCGTGATCGGTGAAGATTCCAAGTCGGAACGCATTCTCGCAATCAAGTCTTCAGATTGA